The sequence AACGAATATTGCAGTTTGCGCAGCTGTTTTGCGAGACGCTCGTCTTTTACAACCGCCAGCCCGGCTACAACGTCGCTATGGCCAGCTAAAAATTTCGTCGCGCTATGCAAAACGACATCGACGCCGAGATCAAGCGGACGCTGCAACAAAGGGGTCGCAAACGTATTATCTAAAAACGTCAAACAACCGTGCGCTTTCGCAAGCTTCACAACCCCACGAATATCCGTAATTTTCAAAAGCGGATTCGATGGCGTTTCCATATAAATGACTTTCGTGTTCGGGCGAATGTGACGCGCTACCGCATCTAAATCAGTCATATCGACAAACGTATGTTCGATGCCAAATCGGCTCAATACGTCCGTGATGATGCGATACGTTCCACCATACACATCATCGGTAATTAATACGTGATCTCCTTTTGACAACAATAAAAATGCTGTTGAAATGGCAGCCATGCCCGATGCGAACGCAAAACCGCTGACGCCCCCCTCCAGTTCCGCAATCGTTTCCTCAAGCGCCTCGCGTGTCGGGTTGCCAGAACGGCTATAATCGTACTTGCCAAACGTATCAAAATCAAACTGATGAAACGTCGATGCATGATGAATCGGGACGCTAACTGCCCCTGTTTGCGCATCAATTCGCCATTTATTATGAACAAGTTGCGTTTGTAAATCCATCCTTTTACACCTCTTTCATGCGTTGAAACGCTTGAGTTAAATCGGCAATTAAATCGTCCGCATGTTCAATGCCGACCGAAAAACGTAACAAACGATTACACACCCCGTTTGCGATGCGAATATCCTCTGGAATATCCATATGCGTTTGCGTTGCGGGATACGTAATAAAACTTTCGACACCGCCTAAACTTTCCGCAAACGTAATCAGTTTTAAACTTTGTAAAAAGGTATTCACCCATTTTTCATCGCGCACGCGAAACGACAACATGCCGCCTCTCCCCGGATACAATACGTCCGTCACATCTTCATGTTCGACTAAAAATTTATATATCGCCTTTGCGTTTTGTTCGTGCTGGCGCATGCGCAGCGCAAGCGTCTTCATGCCGCGAATTAACAGCCATGAATCAAACGGTGATAACACCGCCCCGATCGCGTTATGATACATCGCGAGTTGCTCGCACAGCTCTTTTCCTTTGGCGACAATGAGCCCGGCAAGCACGTCGTTATGCCCGCCTAAATATTTTGTCGCGCTATGAATGACGATATCAGCTCCTTTCGTTAATGGCTTTTGCAGTACAGGGGTGTAAAACGTATTATCAACGATAAGAAGCAGCCCGTGTTGTTTCGCAAACGCCGCGACCGCTTCGATGTCCGCCTCTTGCATGAGCGGATTCGTTGGCGTCTCTAAAAAAATCGCCTTTGTTTTGTCCGTCACATGCGCCTTTACCGCATCGAGATCGCGAAAATCGACGTATGTAAACGACAAACCGTATTTCTTCCACCCTTTTTCAAATAGCCGATACGTTCCGCCATATAAGTCAGCGGAAACGAGAAAATGGTCGCCGCTTTCAAACAGCGCAAACACCGTTTGAATCGCCGCCATGCCTGAGCTACACGCAAACCCTTGATCTCCTTCTTCTAGCTGTGCAATCGCCTCCTCGACAATACGTCTCGTCGGGTTGCCGGTTCGAATGTAATCGTACCCTGTCGACTGTCCGATTCCTTCATGCCGATACGCTGTTGAAAAATAGACAGGCGGATTGACCGTCCCTGTCGCTGTCTCGCTTCGATTGCCAATTTGCGCTAATATCGTTTCCACATGACTCATTCGCTCTCTTCCTTTCTAATCTAAAAAAATAAAAGCCTTCAAAGAAGAAGGCTTTTACAGTCGCTTCTTCTTATCTTCCGAATTGAACGCCAATTCGCTGGATTTAGCACCTGACCGCTTTCGGCTGGTTGCTGAAGGTTCATCGGGCCAGTCCCTCCCCTTCTCTTGATAAGAACGTAAAACGGTATTGAATTTTCTGATTTTTAACTAATGTACATCATTTACAACAAAATTGCAACTGTTTTCTTCACTAAAAGTTGTGCTTGATTTTTTCGCAACATGCCCCCCTCGCGCTTGTAAGGAAAAATCAGTGAGTCAATGATTTTTGCAAATCCTTGTCTAGGAGAGCATATCGCTTGTCAAGCACATGTTGTGATGATGAACCCCTTTTTTATATAAAAAACAACAAATAAGTCTTATCTGATATAACGGAACGCATACCTCCTTATATAGGAATATGACAAACCTTATTTTTTACAATAATGTGAATTATATAGAATTTTTGACTATAAATCATGTAAAATATATCTTAAATTATAATTATTACAGAAGAAACAGAAAACGAAAAAGAGATTGTCGTTCAGTTCGATTTGTCTAATCAAGAAAAACACGAGATGAGTATCGTCAATGAATTTGGGAAAGAAATAACCTTTATCGTTGAGCCCTTTATTTTATCGGAAAGCATGAATTATGACAAAGTAACTAATTACTAAGGACGGAGAGCAATGGGATACTTTTCACTTGTAGCCATTATTATTTTTGCATTTTCACTATTTTTTCTTTTGAAATGTGCTTACCAGCTAAAAAAAAATAGCGATATACAAATTAAACAAAACGAACACATTATCCAATTACTAATAGAACAAAATCATAAAAAGAGATAATGTAATAATACATGTTCTCACCTCTTTTTCATGATTAATCACATTCATCGTCATGTTATGCACAACTGTCCGACCATGCGCCTCGCATGCAAAAATCGACAAATCAGAAATATATATGGTACATTAAAAAAAAGGAGGGTCCCTATGTGGCAAGAATTTAAAAAATTCGCAGTACGTGGCAACGTCATCGACTTAGCTGTCGGGGTCATTATCGGTGGGGCGTTCGGGAAAATCGTTTCTTCTCTTGTCAACGACATCATTATGCCGCTCGTTGGTCTCATTTTAGGAGGTATTGATTTTAGCAGTTTATCTTGGAAAGTCGGCGAAGCGGAAGTGAAATACGGGGCGTTTCTTCAAACCGTCGTTGACTTTTTAGTTATCGCCTTTTCGATTTTTCTATTTGTCAAACTTTTAAACAACTTGCACGAGCGAATGAAAAAACAAGAAGAAACGAAACAAACCGCACCAACGATGACAAAAGAACAACAACTACTCACAGAAATTCGCGATTTGTTAAAACAGCAAAAAGAAACACCGTAGCCCTCAAAGTTTGGGGGCTTCATTCGCATAATAAGCAAGCCGTTTATATTTCACATTTTCTCCGTAAAAAAAACCGTAAACCCATGCGGATTTACGGCTTTTTTTACGCATTCAACGCAGCTTCTTCCTCGTCGCGCAAGTTGTGCGCAAGGCGACCAGAGGCGCTTGCGGCAATGCTTGCGACTAAATCGTCTAAAAACGTATGCACGCCTTTGCCACGTTTCGTATCAAGCTGCTTAATGATCCCGACTTTATTTTTATCGAGATGACCAAACGTTGTCACCGCAATGCTTCCGTATCCGAGCACTGCGCCGAGCGCCAACGTTTCATCGACGCCAAACAATCCTTCGTCCGTCTCGACAATCGTTTGTAGCGGTTCCGACAGCATGCCTTGTTCGGCTAGTTTATCAAGCTCGATGCCAACTAAAATCGCATGTTGCACCTCGCGTTTTTGTAGCACTTTTTCGACGCTTTCGATACATTCTGCCATCGTTAGCTCTTTGTTGTAAGGACTTTGCATTTCATATACAATCTCAGCAATCGCTGGAACCGTTACCCCGCGTTCTGTTAATAACTGCAACGTTCTTTCGTACACTTCTTTACTTGTCACACGCTTCATGTTTTATTCCCCCTCTCGTTCTCCCATTATATCACGCAGCGACAAAAAATGCAGAAATGTGGTACGATAAAAAAGAACAACGTCGTAAAAGAATGAGAGAACATGCAAGAGCTAAAAAAGTTATTGAAATGTAACAGTATTTTCCGAAAATTTGTTATAATATATAAACATAGTGATGAAAGGAGGAAATCGCATGAAATGTGGTATCGCGATTTTTCCATCAAAAAAAATTCAAGATTTTGCAAATTCGTATCGTAAACGGTACGACTCTCACTACGCCTTAATCCCACCGCATATCACGTTAAAGTATGCGTTTGATGTGGAAGAGGACAAGCTCAATGAGCTCGTTCAACAACTTCGCAACGTCGCGCGCGAAACAGAGCCATTCACGTTGCGCGTCACGAAATTTAGTTCGTTTTATCCAGTCAACAATGTCATTTATTTAAAAGTGGAAAAAACAGAGCCGCTCATCAAACTACATGAAAAATTACATCGTCCACCGTTCGTCGAACAAACGAACTATGCGTTCGTACCGCACATTACGATCGCTCGCGATTTGTCAAACGACGAATATTCCGACGTATTCGGACGCTTTAACATGCAGTCCGTCCATTTTGAAGAACAAGTCGACCGCTTCCATCTGTTATATCAGCTTGACAACGGATCTTGGTCGGCATATGAAACTTTTCATCTCGGAAAGGAAAGATAATATGCACGTAAAACTTGGACAAGATGAAGCGCTTTGGCGCGACGCCCTGATCGTTCGTCGCACCGTCTTTATTGACGAACAAGGCGTATCAGAAGAAGAAGAAATTGACGCATTTGAACAAACGTCCATTCATTTCGTACTATACGACGATGACAAACCGATTGCCGCAGGTCGCTTCCGCACGATCGACGGCATCGGCAAAATTGAACGCATTTGCGTCCTGCCTGCTTATCGCGGACGCGGCCTTGGCAAACGCATCATGGAAGCGATCGAGCAATACGCAACAAAGCACGTTACAAAAGTAAAATTAAACGCGCAAACCCACGCCGAACCGTTTTACAAACAACTCGGCTATGAAACCGTATCCG comes from Anoxybacillus flavithermus and encodes:
- the mscL gene encoding large conductance mechanosensitive channel protein MscL, coding for MWQEFKKFAVRGNVIDLAVGVIIGGAFGKIVSSLVNDIIMPLVGLILGGIDFSSLSWKVGEAEVKYGAFLQTVVDFLVIAFSIFLFVKLLNNLHERMKKQEETKQTAPTMTKEQQLLTEIRDLLKQQKETP
- a CDS encoding phosphatidylglycerophosphatase A codes for the protein MKRVTSKEVYERTLQLLTERGVTVPAIAEIVYEMQSPYNKELTMAECIESVEKVLQKREVQHAILVGIELDKLAEQGMLSEPLQTIVETDEGLFGVDETLALGAVLGYGSIAVTTFGHLDKNKVGIIKQLDTKRGKGVHTFLDDLVASIAASASGRLAHNLRDEEEAALNA
- a CDS encoding YjcG family protein, whose amino-acid sequence is MKCGIAIFPSKKIQDFANSYRKRYDSHYALIPPHITLKYAFDVEEDKLNELVQQLRNVARETEPFTLRVTKFSSFYPVNNVIYLKVEKTEPLIKLHEKLHRPPFVEQTNYAFVPHITIARDLSNDEYSDVFGRFNMQSVHFEEQVDRFHLLYQLDNGSWSAYETFHLGKER
- the metC gene encoding cystathionine beta-lyase; this encodes MDLQTQLVHNKWRIDAQTGAVSVPIHHASTFHQFDFDTFGKYDYSRSGNPTREALEETIAELEGGVSGFAFASGMAAISTAFLLLSKGDHVLITDDVYGGTYRIITDVLSRFGIEHTFVDMTDLDAVARHIRPNTKVIYMETPSNPLLKITDIRGVVKLAKAHGCLTFLDNTFATPLLQRPLDLGVDVVLHSATKFLAGHSDVVAGLAVVKDERLAKQLRKLQYSFGAVLGVQDAWLVLRGLKTLHVRLDYASRSALQLAQFLHHHPKVAHVYYPGLSFHEGHDIHRDQARGFGAVLSFELEDEQAVRTFVKHARIPVFAVSLGAVESILSYPAKMSHAAMPKAERHRRGITDGLLRLSVGLEATDDLLADVEQALSYV
- a CDS encoding methionine biosynthesis PLP-dependent protein, with the protein product MSHVETILAQIGNRSETATGTVNPPVYFSTAYRHEGIGQSTGYDYIRTGNPTRRIVEEAIAQLEEGDQGFACSSGMAAIQTVFALFESGDHFLVSADLYGGTYRLFEKGWKKYGLSFTYVDFRDLDAVKAHVTDKTKAIFLETPTNPLMQEADIEAVAAFAKQHGLLLIVDNTFYTPVLQKPLTKGADIVIHSATKYLGGHNDVLAGLIVAKGKELCEQLAMYHNAIGAVLSPFDSWLLIRGMKTLALRMRQHEQNAKAIYKFLVEHEDVTDVLYPGRGGMLSFRVRDEKWVNTFLQSLKLITFAESLGGVESFITYPATQTHMDIPEDIRIANGVCNRLLRFSVGIEHADDLIADLTQAFQRMKEV
- a CDS encoding GNAT family N-acetyltransferase; its protein translation is MHVKLGQDEALWRDALIVRRTVFIDEQGVSEEEEIDAFEQTSIHFVLYDDDKPIAAGRFRTIDGIGKIERICVLPAYRGRGLGKRIMEAIEQYATKHVTKVKLNAQTHAEPFYKQLGYETVSDVFLDAGIPHVTMVKTIDMRS